The segment AGCAAATTCAAAGTATCACGTATTGTGTTCCGGGAACTGGCTTACAAAGGGCAAATCCCGGGCGTTAAGAAATCCAGCTGGTAACAGGTCGGGGGATGAGGGATGGACAACTTCACGATCAAAAGGATTGAGAAAATACTGGACGGCTACATTGACCTGAAAGTGCCGGTTCATGTACGGTCTTCTGTCAACTTGCAATATGAGTGGAATAACAACACCTTAACCTTGTGTGAAAGAAGGCCTGACCTGCCAAAGAAAGAATGGGTCCGCTCTAACATTGTGCAATTTGTCCGGAACAATGAAGGCTGGCATGTATATGCCGGTAAGGAGGACGGGAGCTTTGTTCCCGTTTCTACGATCCGGCCCGATCCTGATTTTGAGAAGCAGCTGGAGCAGGTTGAACTGGACAGCGAAGGGCTGTTCTGGATATCTTGACTAATCATCTAAGGATGCTCAAGCGGGAAGCGGGACTCGCTGCTTCGAGAACTTCATATTTAGAAATATCGAGAAAGGCGATGTCCCTGATTAGCCCAAGATGTGAGAAGTCTTGGGTTGTTCATGCTGCAACATTATAGCATTTAATCGTAACAATTACTAATAAAGGGGTGACTTATGAATCGGTATGATTGTGTCATTGTCGGGGCTGGACCTGCAGGAATTGGCCTAGGCTGTGTGCTGCAGGATATGAAAATGGAAAACTTCATTATTTTGGAACGGAACCACATTGGCTCTTCCTTTCGCAAGTGGCCTAAAGAGATGTCAATGATTACTCCTTCGTTCCCAGGCAACGCTTATGGAATGCTGGATTTAAACGCAGTTGCGCTTCAAACCTCCCCTGCCTATACGCTCGGAACAGAGCACCCTACGGGAGAGGAGTTCGCCGAATATCTGGAGGCCTTGGCGGAGTACAAAAAACTTCCGGTGCGTACCGGCATAGATATTCAAGCCCTGACTCCCTTTTCTGACGGAGGGTTTCAGCTGGTGACATCAGGCGAGGTTATCCATAGCCGGTTCGTGATCTGGGCCGCGGGGGAATTTCAGTATCCCAAGACAGATGGATTTCCAGGCTCTGAATATGCGATACACAACAGCTTGGTTGCAGAATGGTCTGACATTGAGGGCGATGAGGTTGTCGTTATCGGGGGGTATGAGAGCGGCGCGGATGCAGCCATTCACCTGAGCCGGCTAGGCAAAAAGGTGACGATCATTGACCGTAACGGCCGCTGGCTGG is part of the Paenibacillus algicola genome and harbors:
- a CDS encoding DUF3024 domain-containing protein, with the translated sequence MDNFTIKRIEKILDGYIDLKVPVHVRSSVNLQYEWNNNTLTLCERRPDLPKKEWVRSNIVQFVRNNEGWHVYAGKEDGSFVPVSTIRPDPDFEKQLEQVELDSEGLFWIS
- a CDS encoding NAD(P)/FAD-dependent oxidoreductase; the encoded protein is MNRYDCVIVGAGPAGIGLGCVLQDMKMENFIILERNHIGSSFRKWPKEMSMITPSFPGNAYGMLDLNAVALQTSPAYTLGTEHPTGEEFAEYLEALAEYKKLPVRTGIDIQALTPFSDGGFQLVTSGEVIHSRFVIWAAGEFQYPKTDGFPGSEYAIHNSLVAEWSDIEGDEVVVIGGYESGADAAIHLSRLGKKVTIIDRNGRWLEKGSSDPSVELSPYTKDRLDEIPDDAIDLLPGYEVHWLEPMEQGGYLIYCEDQEGKEHFVRSAHPPILATGFKGSVDLIRHLFDQRPDGQPLLSRHDESTITPGLFLSGPSVVHDDLQLCFIYKFRQRYAVIAEAIGKALELDVSILNQYRRENMMLEDLSCCAEDCVC